The proteins below are encoded in one region of Knoellia sp. S7-12:
- a CDS encoding M23 family metallopeptidase, protein MNIYGSLSDGRLTFGQINANTQTRTKVLTGANLGFAPKTLTTLNYNTVLATTTGGALYRVDIGTNNTSLSFTKTLLSSQGWTHSHLTYDGNYLYGNVPATGELLRYTVTVNGNGTKPAAANITTRVVIGASGFGSLRTLTATAPKTLMATSTAGELISYKANGANSYTRHTLSPSTWGGMKNLLSAGSGIFYGQNATALYAYRDANPTDGSGADISASKTIDASGWTQTKLSAQHNTVTCANGNYALPLPTSAADRSDYAADHHDHPGSDLFVPIGTKVAAINGGKVVGVINSGECGRGVFIRGNDGADYGYCHFNSITIANGATVTAGQQIGWSGISGGANNPHLHVQIKTSGTNRCPQALLLAIYDNRPVPAPTSLATTGCYFATR, encoded by the coding sequence GTGAACATTTATGGCTCACTCAGCGACGGACGGCTGACCTTTGGCCAGATCAACGCCAACACCCAAACTCGCACCAAGGTCCTCACCGGAGCCAACCTCGGATTCGCTCCCAAGACCCTGACCACACTGAACTACAACACCGTCTTGGCCACCACTACCGGCGGAGCCCTGTACCGGGTCGACATCGGCACCAACAACACCTCACTGAGCTTCACCAAGACCCTGCTCTCCAGCCAGGGCTGGACCCACAGCCACCTCACCTATGACGGCAACTACCTCTACGGCAACGTGCCCGCCACAGGAGAACTGCTGCGATACACCGTGACCGTCAACGGCAACGGCACCAAGCCCGCCGCAGCCAACATCACCACCCGCGTGGTCATCGGCGCCTCCGGCTTCGGATCCCTCAGAACCCTGACCGCCACCGCACCCAAAACCCTCATGGCCACCAGCACTGCCGGCGAACTCATCAGTTACAAGGCCAACGGCGCCAACAGCTACACCCGCCACACCCTCAGCCCATCGACCTGGGGCGGCATGAAGAACCTCCTGTCCGCAGGATCCGGCATCTTCTACGGGCAGAACGCCACCGCCCTCTACGCCTACCGCGACGCCAACCCCACCGACGGAAGCGGTGCCGACATCTCCGCCTCCAAAACCATCGACGCCAGCGGCTGGACCCAAACCAAACTCAGCGCCCAACACAACACCGTCACCTGCGCGAACGGCAACTACGCGTTGCCACTGCCCACGTCGGCAGCAGATCGCTCGGATTACGCTGCCGACCACCACGACCACCCGGGCAGCGACTTGTTCGTCCCGATCGGGACAAAGGTGGCCGCAATCAACGGCGGCAAGGTTGTCGGTGTGATCAATTCGGGCGAATGCGGTCGTGGAGTGTTCATCAGGGGCAACGACGGAGCGGATTACGGCTACTGCCACTTCAACTCCATCACCATCGCCAATGGCGCCACGGTCACGGCTGGGCAGCAGATCGGGTGGTCCGGCATCAGCGGCGGCGCCAATAACCCCCACCTGCACGTGCAGATCAAGACGAGCGGCACAAATCGCTGCCCGCAGGCGCTGTTGCTGGCGATCTATGACAACAGGCCGGTACCCGCACCCACCTCATTGGCCACCACCGGCTGCTATTTCGCAACACGCTGA
- a CDS encoding sirohydrochlorin chelatase gives MEHTAVVLVAHGTRDARGSETVRRLAGRVGESLPSQEVALAYVDVQEPLVDDVLDDVMTRHASVVVVPLLLSRGFHVDVDIANAVAAHHGSRAVAPLGPDPMLAALMAAHLQASGVAPGTHVVMAAAGSSRAVAAEDVESAADQLAEEWDAPVTVAYAAGTQPSVPDAVAAARAAGASTVAVASYLLAEGFFHDRLADAGADIVTPPLGDDDATVAVILSRLSQG, from the coding sequence ATGGAACACACCGCGGTCGTCCTCGTCGCCCACGGCACTCGCGATGCGCGCGGCTCCGAGACGGTGCGACGGCTGGCCGGACGGGTCGGTGAGTCGTTGCCGTCGCAGGAGGTGGCGCTCGCCTATGTCGACGTGCAGGAGCCACTGGTCGATGACGTGCTCGACGACGTCATGACGCGGCACGCCTCGGTGGTCGTGGTGCCGCTCCTGCTCAGCCGCGGCTTCCACGTCGACGTCGACATCGCCAACGCGGTGGCAGCGCACCACGGATCGCGCGCGGTGGCGCCGCTCGGCCCCGACCCGATGCTCGCTGCCCTCATGGCCGCTCACCTGCAAGCGAGTGGGGTGGCGCCCGGGACGCACGTCGTCATGGCGGCGGCCGGGTCCAGCCGGGCGGTGGCAGCCGAGGATGTGGAGTCGGCCGCGGACCAGCTGGCAGAGGAGTGGGACGCGCCGGTGACTGTCGCCTATGCCGCGGGCACACAGCCGTCGGTGCCGGACGCCGTGGCTGCCGCTCGGGCGGCTGGGGCGTCGACGGTCGCCGTGGCGTCCTATCTCCTCGCGGAGGGGTTCTTCCATGACCGGCTCGCCGACGCCGGCGCCGACATCGTGACACCACCGCTGGGAGACGACGACGCCACCGTCGCCGTCATCCTCAGCCGGTTGAGCCAAGGATGA
- a CDS encoding ABC transporter ATP-binding protein, which yields MTRPASPDRPLHALWQRHRRYRGRLVAAVTMSTVNKVADVVPELLIGAAVDVVVRGTDSYVGTLLGVESRYAQLAWLAAINVVVWVIESLSQYVADVLWRGLAQGVEHDLRVEAYDHAQHLDMSWHEGRASGTTLATLNDDVNQLERFLDVGAPAILQTALNVVLVGAVFAAASGQLFVLAFLPIPLVIAGSLLFQRRLEPLYARVRETVSDLSGALSANLAGIATIKAFTAEAREQDRIALLSTAYRQANVDAIRSSAAFVPLVRMAILAGFTCTLLFGGWATLRGDLEIGTYSVLVFMTQRLLWPLTEVATVLDLYQRGRASAGRILRLLDEPVTVPAGTQALRRPVRGAVELRGVVAGYGEGPVVLHGLHMLIPAGETHAIVGSTGSGKSTLLRLVLRFDDPRDGAVLLDGRDVRDLDWDSLRGSMGYVAQDVYIFSGSVADNIAYGRPDASREEIREAAIAAAAVDFIDALPEGFDAHLGERGVNLSGGQRQRVALARALLRDPAVLVLDEATSAVDNETEAAIQASLRQATIDRTAIVVAHRLSTVRHAHRIWVLDAGRVVEAGTHEQLLEADGSYASLWKVQTGEL from the coding sequence GTGACCCGTCCCGCCAGCCCCGACCGCCCACTCCACGCTCTTTGGCAGCGACACCGCCGCTACCGGGGTCGCCTCGTGGCCGCCGTGACAATGTCCACCGTCAACAAGGTCGCGGACGTCGTGCCGGAGCTGCTCATCGGGGCGGCGGTGGACGTCGTCGTCCGCGGGACCGACTCCTACGTCGGGACCCTGCTCGGCGTGGAGTCCCGCTATGCCCAGTTGGCGTGGCTTGCGGCGATCAACGTCGTCGTCTGGGTCATCGAGTCCCTGTCGCAGTACGTCGCTGACGTCCTGTGGCGAGGGCTGGCCCAGGGGGTCGAGCACGACCTGCGGGTCGAGGCGTACGACCACGCCCAGCACCTCGACATGTCGTGGCACGAGGGCCGGGCGAGCGGCACGACCCTGGCCACGCTCAACGACGACGTCAACCAGCTGGAACGGTTCCTCGACGTCGGGGCCCCCGCGATCCTCCAGACCGCCCTCAACGTGGTCCTCGTCGGGGCTGTCTTCGCGGCGGCCAGTGGCCAGCTCTTCGTCCTTGCGTTCCTGCCGATCCCGTTGGTGATCGCCGGGTCGCTGCTCTTCCAGCGGCGCCTGGAGCCGCTCTACGCCCGGGTGCGCGAAACGGTGTCGGACCTCTCGGGCGCCCTGAGCGCCAACCTCGCCGGCATCGCCACCATCAAGGCGTTCACCGCCGAGGCGCGCGAGCAGGACCGGATCGCGTTGCTCTCCACGGCATACCGTCAGGCCAACGTCGACGCGATCCGCTCGAGCGCGGCGTTCGTCCCCCTGGTCCGGATGGCGATCCTCGCCGGCTTCACCTGCACGCTGCTGTTCGGTGGCTGGGCGACCCTGCGCGGTGACTTGGAGATCGGGACCTACTCCGTGCTGGTGTTCATGACCCAACGGCTGCTCTGGCCGCTCACCGAGGTGGCGACGGTGCTCGACCTCTACCAGCGCGGCCGAGCCTCCGCGGGGCGGATCCTGCGGCTGCTCGACGAGCCGGTGACCGTCCCCGCCGGGACGCAAGCGCTGCGGCGTCCGGTCCGGGGCGCCGTGGAGCTGCGCGGTGTGGTGGCCGGCTACGGAGAGGGGCCGGTGGTCCTCCACGGTCTCCACATGCTCATCCCGGCGGGGGAGACCCATGCCATCGTCGGCTCCACGGGTTCGGGCAAGTCCACCCTGCTGCGACTGGTGCTCCGCTTCGACGATCCGCGGGACGGGGCGGTCCTCCTCGACGGGCGCGACGTCCGCGACCTCGACTGGGACTCCCTGCGCGGGTCGATGGGCTACGTCGCCCAGGACGTCTACATCTTCTCGGGGTCGGTCGCCGACAACATCGCCTACGGGCGACCCGACGCGAGCCGGGAGGAGATTCGCGAGGCGGCGATTGCGGCCGCCGCGGTGGACTTCATCGACGCACTGCCTGAGGGCTTCGACGCCCACCTCGGTGAGCGGGGGGTCAACCTCTCCGGCGGTCAGCGGCAGCGGGTGGCCCTGGCGCGAGCGCTCCTGCGGGACCCGGCGGTGCTCGTCCTCGACGAGGCCACGAGCGCGGTCGACAACGAGACCGAGGCCGCCATCCAGGCCTCGCTGCGTCAGGCAACGATCGACCGCACCGCGATCGTCGTCGCCCACCGGCTCTCGACGGTCCGGCACGCCCACCGGATCTGGGTCCTCGACGCCGGCCGGGTGGTCGAGGCGGGTACCCACGAGCAGCTGCTCGAGGCCGATGGCAGCTACGCGTCCTTGTGGAAGGTCCAGACCGGCGAGCTCTGA
- a CDS encoding thiolase family protein — translation MTSGNARISGNAEKIVLLDGARTPIGSFGGMFKDVAAHELGATAAREALSRSGVAPEDIDEVVMGCIGQVGPDAYNARRVALASGFPKSAPAYTVNRLCGSGLQAIWSAAMQMRWGGVDFALAGGDESMSRMPFYDFGARAGYRLGNRELVDGTMMMLTDPFHNIGMGVTAENVAKRYDVSREQQDEFALRSQQLAASEAGRAAFAQEITPVKVGGRKPFTATEDEHPKPDTTLEILAGLRPAFDKNGTVTAGNASGINDGAAAVVLARESVAAERGLTGLVTLEAVTTGAMEPELMGYAPVIALEKLFAQTGLSPDDIDTFEVNEAFASQAVAVVRDAKINPDKVNPYGGAIALGHPVGATGAILSLRVAKDLHRRDLETGVVTMCIGGGQALAALFRRI, via the coding sequence ATGACCTCAGGCAACGCACGCATCTCAGGCAACGCAGAGAAGATCGTCCTGCTCGACGGTGCCCGCACCCCCATCGGCAGCTTCGGCGGGATGTTCAAGGATGTCGCCGCCCACGAGCTCGGCGCTACGGCCGCCCGCGAGGCACTCAGCCGCTCCGGCGTGGCACCCGAGGACATCGACGAGGTCGTCATGGGCTGCATCGGCCAGGTCGGGCCCGACGCCTACAACGCCCGCCGAGTGGCACTGGCATCCGGATTCCCGAAGTCGGCACCGGCATACACGGTCAATCGTCTGTGCGGCTCGGGCCTGCAGGCGATCTGGTCGGCCGCGATGCAGATGCGTTGGGGCGGCGTCGATTTCGCGCTCGCCGGGGGCGATGAATCAATGTCGCGTATGCCGTTCTATGACTTCGGTGCCCGTGCGGGCTATCGCCTTGGGAACCGTGAGCTCGTCGACGGCACGATGATGATGCTGACCGACCCGTTCCACAACATCGGCATGGGCGTCACCGCCGAGAACGTCGCCAAGCGCTACGACGTGAGCCGTGAGCAGCAGGACGAGTTCGCCCTCCGCAGCCAGCAGCTCGCCGCGAGCGAGGCGGGTCGCGCGGCATTCGCGCAGGAGATCACGCCCGTCAAGGTCGGCGGGCGCAAGCCGTTCACGGCCACCGAGGACGAGCACCCCAAGCCCGACACGACGCTAGAGATCCTCGCGGGACTGCGGCCGGCGTTCGACAAGAACGGCACCGTCACGGCCGGCAACGCGTCCGGGATCAACGACGGCGCCGCGGCCGTCGTCCTGGCTCGTGAGTCCGTCGCTGCCGAGCGCGGCCTCACGGGTCTCGTCACCCTTGAGGCCGTCACGACGGGCGCGATGGAGCCCGAACTCATGGGCTACGCCCCGGTGATTGCGCTCGAGAAACTCTTTGCCCAGACAGGTCTGAGCCCTGATGACATCGACACGTTCGAGGTCAACGAGGCGTTCGCGTCGCAGGCCGTGGCGGTCGTGCGCGACGCCAAGATCAACCCCGACAAGGTCAACCCCTACGGCGGTGCGATCGCGCTGGGCCACCCCGTCGGCGCCACCGGCGCGATCCTGTCGCTGCGCGTCGCCAAGGACCTCCACCGTCGCGACCTCGAGACCGGCGTCGTGACGATGTGCATCGGCGGCGGCCAGGCCCTCGCCGCCCTCTTCCGCCGCATCTGA
- the kynA gene encoding tryptophan 2,3-dioxygenase: MTETSKGNTRAIEAGIHTDFAKEMSYGSYLSLDELLSAQHPVSDPEHHDELLFIIQHQTSELWLKLVLHELRSAAELLAQDEMRVALKRIARVKHIQRTLTDQWSVLATLTPTEYSQFRGYLGHASGFQSVQYRAVEFMLGNKHRGMLKVHEADPAAYAMLEELLEAPSIYDEFLRYLARRGYAVPQEILHRDVSVAHVPNDELVQVLTGIYEDAENHWDLYEACEELVDLEDNFQLWRFRHLKTVQRVIGMKTGTGGSSGVGFLQRALELTFFPELFAVRTAIGAPPS; encoded by the coding sequence ATGACTGAGACTTCGAAGGGCAACACCCGGGCGATCGAGGCGGGCATCCACACCGACTTCGCCAAGGAGATGAGCTACGGCTCCTACCTCTCGCTCGACGAGCTCCTCAGCGCCCAGCACCCCGTGAGCGACCCCGAGCACCACGACGAGCTGCTCTTCATCATCCAGCACCAGACGTCAGAGCTGTGGCTCAAGCTCGTCCTGCACGAACTCCGTTCTGCCGCAGAGCTGCTCGCGCAGGACGAGATGCGCGTCGCCCTGAAACGCATCGCCCGGGTCAAGCACATCCAGCGCACCCTCACCGACCAGTGGTCCGTCCTCGCGACGCTCACTCCGACCGAATACAGCCAGTTCCGCGGCTACCTCGGTCACGCGTCGGGCTTCCAATCCGTGCAGTACCGCGCGGTCGAGTTCATGCTCGGCAACAAGCACCGCGGGATGCTCAAGGTCCACGAAGCCGACCCCGCGGCATACGCCATGCTTGAAGAACTCCTGGAGGCGCCGAGCATCTATGACGAATTCCTCCGCTATCTCGCACGACGCGGGTATGCCGTGCCGCAGGAGATCCTCCATCGTGACGTGAGCGTCGCTCACGTCCCGAACGACGAGCTCGTGCAGGTGCTCACCGGGATCTATGAGGACGCAGAGAACCACTGGGACCTATATGAGGCCTGCGAAGAGCTCGTCGACCTGGAGGACAACTTCCAGCTGTGGCGCTTCCGGCACCTCAAGACGGTGCAGCGCGTCATCGGGATGAAGACGGGGACCGGCGGCTCGAGCGGCGTCGGGTTCCTGCAGCGCGCCCTCGAGCTCACCTTCTTCCCGGAGCTCTTCGCGGTGCGCACCGCGATCGGCGCACCACCTTCCTGA
- a CDS encoding CHAP domain-containing protein: MKLRNIGALASVAAIAAVSATSTTPVATAATAAHATTTVGSGPQGTAAALSTLRQESVDRANALLTTGVKYKDAAGTIRTSTRPSATRNVLEWSGSNTNRNEFNDYSDGYASGLDWCGYFVARVWTGENTPAPASFPRIPALYLRSQAWRTDAKTPYFRFAQTRLPQPGDVLVWQNGAGAAGVDNGVATGHVGVVTAVNATTKVVTSVEGNVAGDEINRRTYAWDADGPTLPDKHFMGHTARE, from the coding sequence ATGAAGCTCCGCAACATCGGCGCTCTGGCCAGCGTCGCGGCGATCGCCGCCGTCTCGGCAACCAGCACCACCCCTGTCGCTACGGCCGCTACCGCCGCTCATGCGACCACCACTGTCGGATCCGGTCCGCAGGGAACTGCCGCCGCCCTCTCAACCCTTCGGCAGGAGTCCGTCGACCGGGCCAACGCCCTGCTCACCACCGGCGTGAAATACAAGGATGCGGCGGGCACCATCCGCACCAGCACCCGCCCGTCGGCGACGCGCAACGTCCTGGAGTGGAGCGGCAGCAACACCAACCGCAACGAGTTCAACGACTACAGCGATGGCTATGCGAGCGGCCTTGACTGGTGCGGCTACTTCGTGGCTCGCGTGTGGACCGGGGAGAACACCCCGGCACCAGCGAGCTTCCCGCGGATCCCGGCCCTCTATCTGCGGTCACAGGCCTGGCGCACCGACGCGAAGACGCCCTACTTCCGCTTCGCGCAGACCCGACTTCCCCAGCCCGGCGACGTGCTCGTGTGGCAGAACGGAGCCGGGGCAGCTGGCGTCGACAACGGTGTCGCCACCGGTCACGTCGGCGTCGTCACGGCCGTCAATGCCACGACCAAGGTCGTCACGAGCGTCGAGGGCAACGTCGCCGGCGACGAGATCAACCGCCGCACCTACGCGTGGGATGCAGACGGCCCCACCCTCCCGGACAAGCACTTCATGGGACACACCGCCCGCGAGTGA
- a CDS encoding BTAD domain-containing putative transcriptional regulator produces MLGPVALACRGEDVSLTPSERLLVAALVVAERRVVTVDALAEWIWSGRPHASPRNRVQAVVSGLRRKVAPDQLVVTHEAGYRLHEEVWTDLSHRSALIRRASTLEVASPEKHALLHEAESLAFGPALEGVTDSPDVDARRRRIDEESLEIALERMDVDLATGHLDGLVSELGHLSELHPFDEHVHALLMRVLVRVGRQAAALSIYREIYTRLDDDLGVRPGPILAAAHHDVLSFDDGGSGSVGGTDSDSAGGSGSGSVGRGTATTPQTPKSDASALPRLRQVPAPRTVPRSVANLVGRASELERIRSAATAGSSVGPAPVIAVTGLGGMGKTALAVEAAHRLRDDFPDGTLYLHLNSETGRAGVTSVLSHFLQLLGVPPDVLPATHDARVAMYRSILDTKRLLIVLDDIGADVDVRELLPARAPSAAILTSRQPLSECEPTVRIVVSALTDDESEVLLGGLVGDSRVGVEPDGLRQLAQACLGLPLLLRITAQRVASRPDLSLRRAATSLAKEIGGQPAAEPSDRAVYAGLGLAEAPLSPGARELLGTFAALPFRAASRWLLSSLVGPDADGDAALDELHAAYLLEVESREGLSTQFVLHDLVRLYAVQSEVPPDVTGALGRVAQTLLVTALPQAQGYPVQFLPLPACPEGGRLRRGGSGVDPHEALEFFRTEQDAFVLCAREVAESDPSTAWRLLVLLGQHALGGLEIDSWFAVADTVRGNLDPDRTDDRRGLAHLDLVEAHLRHETAHSRLAATLATRARRSMLLDGDLAGAIVAAVILGRAHRANGERLAAEEALDWSTRTGNDQVEPVVRAYVALAWGSLLDDYDVLETARERLLQATHLFEGVDDWSGSATAQFALARVHRRLRDYAPGLPLCDSATELFVRLGDVNGVTAVLDTRADILVQMGEPDQALPAAEEAVEQAAMRHDDFMLHRAQRTLGRVQAALDRLQESEAMLRDSIAGFERLDRPLSRAASLRDLGRVLHLQGRGPEASAVFVAERDCLVRAGLTDTTELDAMIAFLDAEHGALRGPSDHGAA; encoded by the coding sequence GTGCTCGGGCCGGTCGCTCTGGCCTGTCGCGGTGAGGACGTGTCACTCACCCCGTCGGAGCGCCTCCTCGTCGCTGCACTCGTGGTCGCCGAGCGACGAGTTGTCACCGTTGACGCGCTCGCCGAATGGATCTGGTCCGGTCGCCCCCACGCCTCGCCGCGAAACCGAGTTCAGGCTGTCGTGTCGGGTCTGCGGCGCAAGGTGGCTCCGGACCAGCTCGTCGTCACTCACGAGGCGGGCTACCGGCTCCACGAGGAGGTCTGGACCGACCTCAGTCATCGCAGCGCCCTGATCCGGCGCGCGTCGACGCTCGAAGTGGCGAGCCCCGAGAAGCACGCCCTGCTCCACGAGGCCGAGTCCCTCGCCTTTGGCCCTGCCCTCGAGGGGGTCACCGACAGCCCTGACGTCGACGCCCGCCGCCGACGGATCGACGAGGAGAGCCTCGAGATCGCCCTCGAGCGCATGGATGTGGACCTGGCCACCGGCCATCTCGATGGTCTGGTGAGCGAGCTGGGACACCTCAGCGAGCTCCATCCCTTCGACGAGCACGTGCACGCCCTCCTCATGAGGGTGCTCGTGCGCGTGGGTCGCCAGGCGGCGGCGCTCAGCATCTATCGCGAGATCTACACCCGCCTCGATGACGACCTCGGGGTTCGACCCGGTCCGATCCTCGCCGCGGCCCACCACGACGTCCTCAGCTTCGACGACGGTGGCAGTGGCAGTGTTGGTGGCACTGACAGTGACAGCGCCGGTGGCAGCGGGAGCGGCAGCGTTGGTAGGGGCACGGCCACAACCCCGCAGACACCGAAGTCCGACGCGTCCGCACTCCCACGGCTGCGACAGGTCCCTGCGCCGCGCACGGTGCCACGCAGTGTGGCCAACCTCGTCGGGCGGGCCAGCGAGCTCGAGCGCATTCGCTCCGCGGCGACTGCGGGGTCGAGCGTCGGACCAGCGCCGGTCATCGCCGTCACCGGTCTCGGCGGCATGGGCAAGACGGCGCTCGCGGTCGAGGCGGCCCACCGGCTGCGCGACGACTTCCCCGACGGCACCCTCTATCTCCACCTCAACAGCGAGACCGGGCGAGCCGGCGTCACGAGCGTCCTCTCGCACTTCCTGCAGCTTCTCGGTGTGCCGCCTGACGTCCTGCCCGCAACCCACGACGCACGCGTGGCGATGTATCGCTCGATCCTCGACACCAAGCGCCTCCTCATCGTGCTCGACGACATCGGCGCGGACGTCGACGTCCGTGAGCTCCTGCCGGCACGTGCCCCCTCGGCTGCCATTCTGACCAGCAGGCAGCCACTCTCCGAGTGCGAACCCACGGTGCGCATCGTCGTGAGCGCGTTGACCGACGACGAGAGCGAGGTCCTCCTCGGCGGACTCGTCGGTGACAGTCGAGTGGGTGTCGAGCCCGATGGCCTCAGGCAGCTGGCCCAGGCCTGCCTCGGATTGCCCCTGCTGCTGCGCATCACCGCTCAGCGCGTGGCGTCGCGGCCCGACCTGTCGTTGCGCCGGGCTGCCACGTCACTGGCCAAGGAGATCGGTGGACAGCCAGCGGCCGAGCCGTCCGACCGGGCGGTCTATGCCGGCCTCGGGCTCGCAGAGGCGCCGCTCAGCCCTGGAGCCCGTGAGCTCCTCGGCACCTTCGCTGCCCTCCCGTTCCGCGCGGCGAGCCGCTGGCTGTTGTCGTCGCTCGTCGGTCCGGACGCAGATGGTGACGCTGCCCTCGACGAGCTCCACGCGGCATACCTGCTCGAAGTGGAGTCCCGTGAGGGACTCTCGACCCAGTTCGTCCTCCACGACCTCGTGCGCCTGTATGCCGTCCAGTCCGAGGTGCCGCCGGACGTCACCGGAGCTCTGGGCCGGGTTGCGCAAACCCTGCTCGTGACGGCGCTGCCCCAGGCCCAGGGCTACCCGGTGCAGTTCCTGCCGCTGCCGGCGTGCCCCGAAGGTGGGCGGCTGCGGCGCGGCGGCAGCGGTGTCGACCCCCACGAGGCGCTCGAGTTCTTCCGCACCGAACAGGACGCATTCGTCCTGTGCGCTCGCGAGGTGGCCGAGTCCGACCCCTCGACGGCTTGGCGGCTCCTCGTCCTTCTCGGGCAGCACGCCCTGGGCGGCCTCGAGATCGACAGCTGGTTCGCCGTCGCGGACACCGTGCGGGGCAATCTCGATCCTGACCGCACGGACGACCGTCGCGGACTCGCGCACCTCGATCTCGTCGAGGCGCACCTGCGCCACGAAACAGCCCACTCTCGCCTGGCCGCGACGCTCGCGACACGGGCACGCCGGTCGATGCTGCTCGACGGTGACCTCGCGGGTGCCATCGTCGCCGCCGTGATCCTGGGCCGAGCCCACCGTGCCAACGGCGAACGGCTCGCAGCCGAGGAGGCGTTGGACTGGTCGACCCGCACCGGCAACGACCAGGTCGAGCCGGTCGTGCGTGCCTACGTCGCGCTCGCGTGGGGCAGCCTGCTTGATGACTATGACGTGCTCGAGACCGCTCGTGAGCGGCTGCTGCAGGCGACTCACCTCTTTGAAGGTGTCGACGACTGGTCAGGCTCTGCCACAGCTCAGTTCGCCCTCGCGCGGGTGCATCGCCGACTGCGTGACTACGCCCCGGGGTTGCCGCTCTGCGACTCGGCGACCGAGCTCTTCGTCCGTCTCGGCGACGTCAACGGCGTGACTGCCGTGCTCGACACCCGGGCCGACATCCTCGTGCAGATGGGCGAACCCGATCAGGCGCTGCCCGCGGCCGAGGAGGCCGTTGAGCAGGCTGCGATGCGCCATGACGACTTCATGCTGCATCGAGCCCAACGCACCCTCGGACGCGTTCAGGCTGCGTTGGATCGACTTCAGGAGAGCGAGGCGATGTTGCGCGACAGCATCGCTGGCTTCGAACGTCTCGACCGGCCTCTCAGCCGCGCCGCGAGCCTGCGGGACCTGGGTCGAGTCCTTCACCTGCAGGGTCGCGGACCCGAAGCGAGTGCCGTCTTCGTCGCCGAGCGGGACTGCCTCGTGCGTGCTGGTCTCACCGACACCACGGAGCTCGACGCGATGATCGCCTTCCTCGACGCGGAGCACGGCGCCCTGCGGGGGCCCAGCGATCACGGCGCGGCCTGA
- a CDS encoding DUF6855 family protein: protein MSGDGTKESPWELTTAPGTSAYTMYRDEAGDPPALVCQVGSTTLSYHLSAIEDLHAMLREHGDWVELGAADEKKAAKDGTIEAWGRSEDNPVRGWYGLRKGYRGRFGMYLPPLLEELGLIELEHNPRNNRARAI from the coding sequence ATGAGCGGAGACGGAACCAAGGAGTCCCCCTGGGAGCTGACGACAGCCCCCGGGACGTCGGCCTACACGATGTATCGCGACGAGGCCGGTGATCCGCCCGCGCTCGTGTGCCAGGTCGGGTCAACGACCCTCAGCTACCACCTCAGCGCCATCGAGGACCTCCACGCGATGCTGAGGGAGCACGGTGACTGGGTCGAGCTCGGTGCCGCTGACGAGAAGAAGGCTGCCAAGGACGGAACGATCGAGGCGTGGGGTCGCTCCGAGGACAACCCCGTGCGCGGCTGGTACGGCCTGCGCAAGGGCTATCGCGGGCGCTTCGGGATGTATCTCCCGCCCCTGCTCGAGGAGCTCGGACTCATCGAGCTCGAGCACAACCCACGCAACAATCGGGCCCGCGCCATCTGA
- a CDS encoding MmcQ/YjbR family DNA-binding protein — protein sequence MAPRARKARKARASDVDEIAAALPETELGISWGDRPTWKVRGKGFLLYRMPHKTAIDPETGEMWDDLLVVMTGDEGVTLALLEADGPFFTIDHFRGFNGVLVRLSRLGEIDRDELAEIITEAWAAKAPKKLVREHLGD from the coding sequence ATGGCACCCAGGGCACGCAAAGCACGCAAGGCCCGAGCCAGCGACGTCGACGAGATCGCCGCGGCGCTGCCCGAGACCGAACTCGGCATCTCGTGGGGCGACCGCCCGACCTGGAAGGTTCGCGGCAAGGGCTTCCTCCTCTATCGGATGCCGCACAAGACGGCCATCGACCCCGAGACCGGTGAGATGTGGGACGACCTGCTCGTCGTCATGACCGGCGACGAGGGAGTGACGTTGGCCCTACTCGAAGCCGACGGCCCCTTCTTCACCATCGACCACTTCCGAGGGTTCAACGGTGTCCTGGTGCGGCTCTCGCGGCTGGGCGAGATCGACCGTGACGAGCTCGCCGAGATCATCACCGAGGCGTGGGCGGCAAAAGCTCCCAAGAAACTCGTCCGCGAGCACCTCGGTGACTGA